In the Podospora bellae-mahoneyi strain CBS 112042 chromosome 4, whole genome shotgun sequence genome, one interval contains:
- a CDS encoding hypothetical protein (EggNog:ENOG503NUEU; COG:G; MEROPS:MER0033188) yields the protein MLVPFGYHSATAFTSRFNRMKSSTILAWWALTAGQRVIAARVKLHVPIVDLDYAVYEGYHNSTFNTNVFRGIRFAAPPKRWQLPDAPEVDRASVTKAVNNPPRCPQSGAAPGPAAVNFTQDVLGDEDCLFLNVFAPVRAKKLPVLVWIHGGGYGLGSAASFDFSHMAQTVNNGFVSVVIQYRLGAFGFLSSAEVVENGGVPNVALHDQRFALQWVQKYIDRFGGDPDQVTIAGGSAGGGSVMLLAMANNGTEGNALFRRGIASSPYLPTQPNFDDGLPTEYYRQLARRTNCLNATSVFSCLRNADTLLLQNASSATSYSARFNQWAFIPVTDNKLIFSSPTEQLPAGKVNGEAFLVGSNSNEGYYFTPQNITSQSTFLSFVTLNYPFLSPENISSILSLYTPSPLPADTPLFETDGLNPPFATEMSAVGKGWQQAANNLYAETTFVCTAYWLMEAYGEKGWQYQFSPPGAGFHGSDNGPLLQDSKIGRSGTVMDEEFRRGFQGVWGRFVTRGVPTLDGQGKGAVAEAVREGVWKAGGRGSLLNLNVTVAEGGRKRVNTWAVVDGEGWEGGRGERCRFWKGVGFR from the exons ATGCTTGTTCCTTTTGGTTACCACTCCGCAACGGCATTCACCTCGAGATTCAACAGAATGAAAAGCTCAACAATTTTGGCCTGGTGGGCTTTGACCGCTGGCCAGAGGGTGATTGCAGCAAGGGTGAAGCTTCATGTTCCTATTGTGGACTTGGATTATGCGGTGTACGAAGGGTATCACAATTCAACTTTCAACACCAATGTTTTCCGAGG CATCCGTTTTGCCGCTCCGCCGAAACGATGGCAACTTCCCGATGCACCTGAGGTTGACAGGGCTTCCGTAACCAAGGCAGTCAACAATCCACCGAGATGTCCTCAGTCCGGTGCTGCGCCAGG ACCTGCCGCGGTCAACTTCACACAGGACGTACTGGGTGATGAGGACTGCCTCTTTCTCAACGTCTTTGCCCCGGTCAGGGCGAAGAAGCTGCCTGTTTTGGTATGGATTC ATGGCGGCGGCTATGGGCTCGGGTCCGCTGCTAGCTTCGACTTCTCCCACATGGCTCAGACCGTCAACAACGGCTTCGTCAGTGTTGTGATCCAATACCGCCTTGGAGCTTTTGGTTTTCTTTCGTCGGCAGAAGTAGTAGAGAACGGGGGAGTTCCCAACGTTGCTCTGCACGACCAGCGGTTTGCCTTGCAATGGGTGCAGAAGTACATTGATCGGTTTGGCGGCGACCCAGACCAGGTCACAATCGCGGGTGGGTCGGCAGGCGGTGGATCAGTGATGTTGCTTGCGATGGCAAACAATGGAACAGAGGGGAACGCGTTGTTCAGACGCGGAATCGCGAGCAGTCCGTATTTGCCTACTCAACC CAACTTCGACGATGGCCTGCCAACAGAATACTACCGCCAACTCGCCCGTCGCACCAACTGCCTCAACGCCACCTCTGTCTTCTCCTGCCTCCGAAACGCTGACACGTTGCTCCTGCAAAacgcctcctcagcaacaagCTACTCTGCCCGGTTCAACCAGTGGGCTTTCATCCCCGTGACCGATAACAAGCTcatcttttcctcccccaccgaGCAGCTCCCTGCAGGCAAAGTCAACGGGGAGGCCTTCCTCGTTGGT AGCAACTCAAACGAGGGCTACTACTtcaccccccaaaacatcacctCCCAATCCACCTTTCTCTCCTTTGTCACCCTCAACTATCCTTTCCTGTCCCCCGAGAACATCTCCTCCATTCTCTCCCTctacaccccctcccctctccccgccGACACTCCCCTCTTCGAAACCGACGgcctcaaccccccttttgCGACTGAGATGTCAGCAGTTGGGAAGGGCTGGCAGCAGGCAGCGAATAATTTGTATGCAGAAACAACATTTGTTTGCACGGCGTACTGGCTGATGGAAGCGTACGGGGAAAAAGGGTGGCAGTATCAGTTCTCCCCTCCAGGGGCAGGGTTTCACGGGAGTGACAACGGGCCTTTGCTGCAGGACTCCAAGATTGGAAGGAGTGGGAcggtgatggatgaggaGTTTAGACGGGGGTTtcagggggtttggggacgGTTTGTGACTAGGGGGGTGCCGACTCTGGACGGGCAAGGGaagggggcggtggcggaggcggtgagggagggggtatggaaggcgggggggaggggctcgTTGTTGAATCTGAATGTTACTGTTgctgagggggggaggaaaagggtGAATACctgggcggtggtggatggggagggctgggaggggggacggggggagaggtgcaggttttggaagggggttgggtttcGTTGA
- a CDS encoding hypothetical protein (EggNog:ENOG503NXCE; CAZy:AA9; COG:G), producing the protein MKAFTLVSLAASVSAHSIFQKVSVNGVDQGQLKGVRAPYSNFPIENVNHPDFACNTNIQLRDNTVIKVPAGARVGAWWGHEIGGAAGPNDPDHPIAASHKGPIQVYLAKVNNAANAGTSGLQWFKVAEQGLNNGVWAVDNMISNGGWHYFDMPSCVAPGHYLMRVELLALHSASVRGAAQFYMECAQIEITGSGTNTGSNFVSFPGAYTADHPGILVSIYDLQGRPTNGGRPYTIPGPAPLTCSGGSNPNPQPQPTSAAPNPQPTGGNGGGAGAPLYGQCGGQGYTGPTTCAQGTCVASNQWYSQCLP; encoded by the exons atGAAGGCCTTCACTCTCGTCTCCCTGGCTGCGTCCGTCAGCGCCCACTCCATCTTCCAAAAGGTGTCGGTCAACGGCGTCGACCAAGGCCAGCTCAAGGGCGTCCGCGCTCCCTACAGCAACTTCCCCATTGAAAACGTCAACCACCCCGACTTTGCctgcaacaccaacatccaACTGCGGGATAACACCGTGATCAAGGTCCCAGCCGGCGCCAGAGTCGGTGCCTGGTGGGGGCATGAGATTGGTGGTGCCGCCGGGCCCAACGACCCGGATCACCCCATCGCCGCCTCCCACAAGGGTCCCATCCAGGTCTACCTCGCCAAGGTCAACAATGCTGCCAACGCCGGCACGTCCGGCCTCCAGTGGTTCAAGGTCGCCGAGCAAGGCCTCAACAACGGCGTCTGGGCTGTCGACAACATGATCTCCAACGGCGGCTGGCACTACTTCGACATGCCCAGCTGCGTCGCCCCCGGGCACTACCTCATGCGCGTCGAGCTGCTCGCCCTTCACTCCGCTAGCGTCCGCGGTGCCGCCCAGTTCTACATGGAGTGCGCCCAGATCGAGATTACTGGGTCTGGCACCAACACCGGCTCCAACTTTGTCAGCTTCCCCGGTGCTTACACCGCGGACCACCCCGGCATCTTGGTCTCCATCTATGACCTCCAGGGCCGCCCTACCAACGGTGGCCGTCCTTACACCATCCCCGGCCCTGCTCCTCTCACCTGCTCCGGTggctccaaccccaacccccagcctCAGCCGACTTCTGCTGCTCCTAACCCCCAGCCTACTGGTGggaacggtggtggtgccggtgctcCTCTTTATGGCCAGTGCGGTGGTCAGGGGTATACCGGCCCTACCACCTGTGCTCAGGGTACTTGCGTGGCTTCCAACCAGTGGTACA GCCAGTGCCTCCCATAA
- a CDS encoding hypothetical protein (MEROPS:MER0000320; EggNog:ENOG503NYGQ; COG:S), with protein sequence MMTLTTQDLPPAQSVEVDDSDEEYDDGPAHNPFHSFAIIQKDPTKEAFDQILADAESNELRLGDKAYREAFKQKYQQYFEGRVAPENQTLLHLVANRVGHRGLTLLLIKNSPQLLSVADDNGKTPLWIAITRKNENVLRAIVEKFNGDLDSLLARTCDHGRNSIHAAIIHNLPEQHTLHLIQRASKGTLCAGDYDGLTPLHLAIQYDRCSASQQRIVEALLQRADECLDQFTINPSQLSVYEYHYYTRPDAERKTGLLAGQAGEPNGTSQSSNQNRGKSPSGRVGHLPDNVPHLHNVESSRGRTTNHAPGKKGGDVEPQRGREAIREQSNAPSTRIMDPPPPGPINGVKRDVNREWADRIIQGIKLHYLRSTFQTPDRPQPRDQSQALRFLHGSNIQDWNLYFDYSKAASPVTRKNFEQSFAHMRFDSVLRYVAFNKIELDSPGNNTSKLHAKRLAQQPRPGRGRVDLVFFFNWLREKSVKHILKVVVDDWPERPHSDKAIEDSLKHFEIESLEWRKSDICPETLFVACQHVRHLHLWWSGNRAVLRAWSEPDGLVRLEKLKTIHLLWNSAEVLEPADRIQSYVEDFKRRLRKAVRNYELEKQGITAAARPQNDKAVPVPGIRRTVTGDRPAMDGPVRTITVETIEENFSRGDSGSASGTRAKPMRVANQRNLSAHKWLNCMDAFADGIQGVEVPPTQQKLLLKDITVALIDDGVNIDTSSIGGKVIGGATFDRGEPDENGPSPYFISASGHGTVMADMICRVCPTAKLYVFKLETHPSPDSLVDGQTHNQIVARSATQSVDAAVARGVDIISISWTVKKPKKRERDADLKDLGDAIRRALDAGILVFCAAGDAGNFSDEEYPYEFDRSRIIRIGAATDDGRPWERSGDTHNLDFIFPGCSVVSRHETINSSIPSHFQENTGSSVATALAAGLAALVLHVVRLAAIFGENEREKVKSGGGTAVNGVGSGAAGPVVEAKKLGDLKDHTNMKLVFQKMGVDREIGKFIEVWEYFEGPTEGLRMGGKAPEVVTGLAVRFVSSMKG encoded by the exons ATGATGACTCTAACCACCCAAGACCTTCCACCTGCCCAGAGTGTCGAAGTTGACGACAGCGATGAGGAGTACGACGACGGACCGGcccacaaccccttccaTTCATTTGCGATCATTCAAAAAGACCCAACAAAAGAAGCGTTTGACCAGATTCTCGCTGATGCTGAATCCAATGAGCTGAGATTGGGCGACAAAGCGTACAGAGAAGCCTTCAAGCAGAAGTATCAGCAGTACTTTGAAGGGCGTGTTGCACCGGAAAATCAaacactcctccaccttgttGCCAACAGAGTGGGCCACAGAGGCCTCACCCTGCTTCTTATCAAGAACAGCCCACAGCTTCTCTCCGTGGCTGACGACAATGGCAAAACACCTCTCTGGATTGCCATCACCAGGAAAAACGAAAATGTCTTGCGCGCCATTGTGGAAAAGTTCAACGGAGATCTGGACAGCCTGCTAGCTAGAACATGCGACCACGGCAGAAACAGTATCCATGCTGCCATAATCCACAATCTCCCCGAACAACATACTTTGCATCTTATACAGAGAGCCTCCAAGGGCACTCTTTGCGCCGGAGACTATGATGGCCTGACTCCCTTGCATCTTGCCATTCAGTACGACCGCTGTTCTGCTAGCCAGCAGCGGATTGTTGAGGCTTTGCTGCAGAGAGCAGATGAATGCTTGGACCAGTTCACCATCAATCCCTCACAACTGTCTGTCTACGAATATCACTACTATACACGGCCGGACGCTGAACGAAAAACGGGCTTGCTGGCGGGCCAGGCTGGTGAGCCGAACGGGACCTCTCAATCTTCAAATCAGAACCGGGGAAAATCTCCGTCTGGTCGAGTCGGTCATCTTCCAGATAACGTACCTCACCTGCACAATGTGGAAAGTTCTCGGGGCCGCACGACAAACCATGCCCCCGGCAAGAAGGGGGGCGATGTTGAACCTCAGCGAGGACGAGAGGCGATCCGTGAACAGTCCAATGCCCCATCAACAAGAATTATGGACCCACCTCCGCCGGGACCTATCAACGGAGTTAAACGTGATGTGAACAGGGAGTGGGCAGACAGGATCATCCAGGGTATCAAACTTCATTACCTTCGGTCCACGTTCCAGACACCAGATCGTCCTCAACCGCGAGATCAGAGCCAGGCACTGCGATTTCTTCACGGGTCCAACATCCAGG ACTGGAACTTGTATTTTGATTACTCCAAAGCAGCTTCACCAGTCACCCGCAAGAACTTTGAACAGAGCTTCGCTCATATGCGTTTTGACAGCGTCCTAAGATATGTCGCCTTCAACAAGATCGAGCTGGACAGCCCCggaaacaacaccagcaaacTCCACGCCAAACGTCTTGCACAGCAGCCAAGGCCTGGCCGCGGCCGGGTGGAcctcgtcttctttttcAACTGGCTTCGGGAGAAGTCTGTCAAGCATATCCTCAAGGTCGTGGTCGACGATTGGCCCGAAAGACCTCACAGTGACAAGGCCATAGAAGACTCCCTGAAGCACTTTGAGATTGAGAGTCTCGAGTGGCGGAAATCGGATATCTGTCCCGAAACACTTTTTGTCGCCTGTCAACATGTCCGCCATCTGCACTTGTGGTGGAGTGGAAACAGGGCTGTCCTGCGGGCATGGAGCGAAccggatgggttggtgaggcTTGAGAAACTCAAGACTATCCACTTGTTGTGGAATTCCGCGGAAGTCCTAGAGCCAGCTGACCGCATCCAATCTTACGTGGAGGACTTCAAGCGCCGGTTACGAAAAGCCGTCCGGAATtatgagctggagaagcagggtatcactgctgctgctcgacCGCAGAATGACAAGGCTGTTCCCGTTCCTGGGATTCGCCGGACTGTTACCGGAGACCGTCCCGCCATGGATGGGCCTGTTCGGACAATCACTGTTGAGACCATCGAGGAGAACTTTTCGCGGGGGGACAGTGGCTCAGCTTCCGGCACCCGCGCTAAGCCCATGCGTGTAGCAAATCAGAGGAATCTGTCTGCCCACAAGTGGCTCAACTGCATGGACGCCTTTGCCGATGGGATCCAAGGTGTCGAGGTGCCTCCAACTCAGCAAAAGCTACTGCTAAAAGACATCACTGTTGCTctgattgatgatggagttAATATTGATACTTCCTCTATCGGGGGTAAAGTCATTGGCGGAGCGACCTTTGACCGTGGCGAACCAGATGAGAACGGCCCAAGCCCCTATTTTATCTCTGCCAGTGGCCACGGCACCGTCATGGCGGATATGATTTGTCGAGTTTGTCCAACCGCCAAACTCTATGTCTTCAAGCTGGAAACACACCCCTCCCCGGACTCCCTAGTCGATGGGCAGACTCACAACCAGATCGTAGCCAGAAGCGCCACCCAG TCCGTCgacgccgccgtcgcccgCGGGGTAGACATAATCTCCATTTCCTGGACTGTGAAAAAGCCCAAAAAACGCGAGCGTGACGCCGACCTCAAAGACCTCGGAGACGCCATCAGGCGCGCTCTTGACGCcggcatcctcgtcttctgcGCGGCAGGCGACGCAGGGAACTTCTCTGACGAGGAGTACCCTTACGAGTTTGATCGTAGCCGCATCATCAGAATTGGTGCCGCTACCGACGATGGCAGACCCTGGGAGAGGTCGGGTGACACCCACAATTTGGACTTTATCTTTCCGGGATGTTCGGTTGTTTCACGGCATGAGACGATTAATAGTAGTATACCGAGTCATTTCCAGGAGAACACGGGGAGCTCGGTTGCTACGGCTttggcggcggggttggcggcgcTGGTGTTGCATGTTGTTAGGTTGGCTGCGATATTTGGGGAGAatgagagggagaaggtgaagagtGGTGGGGGTACGGCGGTGAATGGGGTTGGGTCAGGGGCGGcagggccggtggtggaggcgaaGAAATTGGGGGATTTGAAGGATCATACGAACATGAAGTTGGTTTTTCAGAAGATGGGGGTGGATAGGGAGATTGGGAAGTTTATTGAGGTTTGGGAGTATTTTGAGGGGCCgacggaggggttgaggatgggggggaaggcGCCGGAGGTGGTGACGGGGTTAGCGGTGAGGTTTGTTTCTTCGATGAAGGGTTGA
- a CDS encoding hypothetical protein (EggNog:ENOG503NYGQ; COG:S), translated as MPRKERWQADSFSWNIALAPTGDSGSQFHTKNDPNKPLQRQNYVERKGAVDVRCSCVDVVHGFLSPDSDVLCTLIVLDFRFDSRKRARRIASVHIDLGFSSLDPNSPYQPEVRAISPDGNFTVAPTTQTESSTFSGNLGISATPGPAPTLSAGISIDKSITRDMTYAATVVGAKSLRGRNFGQPNTASWTLLENPATETGVPVAMRAAILLEREDEELFQCSVTIKARADWRTTLESVFGSTPPDDPVLFDPTIESKRTDYDEMNLAEAFKQLSTVPNVTFRKGLPEQR; from the exons ATGCCGAGAAAGGAAAGGTGGCAGGCCG ACTCGTTCTCTTGGAACATCGCACTTGCTCCCACTGGCGACAGTGGGAGTCAGTTTCACACTAAAAACGACCCCAACAAGCCTCTCCAACGGCAGAACTATGTTGAACGGAAGGGCGCCGTCGACGTCCGGTGCTCCTGTGTCGATGTAGTTCACGGTTTTCTGTCACCCGACAGCGATGTTCTTTGTACCCTGATAGTCCTCGACTTCCGTTTCGACTCTCGCAAACGTGCCCGACGCATTGCTTCCGTCCACATTGACCTCGGATTCAGCAGTTTGGATCCCAACAGTCCCTACCAGCCCGAGGTCAGGGCCATTTCCCCTGACGGAAACTTCACCGTTgctccaacaacccaaaccGAGTCAAGCACGTTCTCGGGAAATCTGGGTATAAGCGCCACTCCTGGCCCTGCCCCAACCTTGAGCGCCGGTATCAGCATAGACAAGAGCATCACCAGGGATATGACCTACGCTGCAACCGTTGTGGGCGCAAAGTCTCTCCGGGGGCGCAATTTTGGCCAGCCAAACACGGCTTCATGGACACTGCTGGAGAATCCCGCGACCGAGACCGGTGTTCCCGTCGCCATGCGGGCCGCTATCCTgcttgagagggaggatgaagagctTTTCCAGTGCTCCGTCACCATCAAGGCGCGCGCTGACTGGCGTACAACTTTGGAATCTGTGTTCGGCTCTACACCACCTGACGATCCGGTCCTGTTCGATCCGACAATCGAGTCCAAGAGAACCGACTATGATGAGATGAACCTTGCGGAAGCTTTCAAGCAGCTATCGACTGTTCCCAACGTCACTTTCAGAAAAGGGCTACCTGAACAAAGGTGA